The proteins below come from a single Stigmatopora argus isolate UIUO_Sarg chromosome 11, RoL_Sarg_1.0, whole genome shotgun sequence genomic window:
- the ugp2b gene encoding UDP-glucose pyrophosphorylase 2b isoform X1 — MALYVQGLSKGMLNGEMSQFQEMMRQQLETSIHAEMEKLLDTTAGAEREACKKDFEGFRSLFHRFLQVKGPSVEWVKIQRPPEDSIQPYDKIAARGPPEGVADSLNKLVVVKLNGGLGTSMGCKGPKSLISVRNENTFLDLTVQQIEHLNKTYNTDVPLVLMNSFNTDEDTKKILQKYSHHRVKIHTFNQSRYPRIDKESLLPVSTSLSTAGQNAEGWYPPGHGDIYASFYNSGLLEQLIAEGKEYIFVSNIDNLGATVDLHILNHLVGRHNGKRCEFVMEVTDKTRADVKGGTLIEYEGKLRLLEIAQVPKAHVDEFKSVSKFKIFNTNNLWISLAAIKRLQEQKAMDMEIIVNTKTLDGGQNVIQLETAVGAAIKCFDNAMGINVPRSRFLPVKTTSDLLLVMSNLYSLRAGSLTMSPSREFPTTPHVKLGSSFTKVQEYLTRFESIPDMLELDHLTVSGDVTFGKNVSLKGTVIIIANHGDRIDIPAGSMLENKIVSGNLRILDH, encoded by the exons ATGGCGCTTTATGTCCAAG GGCTGAGCAAAGGAATGCTCAACGGAGAGATGTCTCAGTTCCAGGAAATGATGCGGCAGCAGCTGGAGACCTCCATACACGCCGAGATGGAGAAGCTGCTGGACACCACGGCGGGCGCGGAAAGAGAG GCTTGCAAGAAAGACTTTGAAGGCTTCAGGAGTCTTTTCCACAGATTTTTGCAAGTGAAGGGTCCGTCGGTGGAGTGGGTCAAGATACAGCGACCGCCGGAGGACTCA ATCCAACCATATGACAAGATTGCAGCACGAGGCCCCCCAGAGGGCGTCGCTGACAGCCTGAACAAGCTGGTGGTGGTGAAGCTGAACGGGGGTCTTGGTACCAGCATGGGCTGCAAGGGTCCGAAGAGTCTAATCAGTGTCCGCAACGAGAACACCTTTCTAGACCTCACAGTGCAGCAGATAGAG CATCTTAACAAGACGTACAACACCGACGTCCCCCTGGTGCTCATGAACTCGTTCAACACGGACGAGGACACCAAGAAGATTCTACAGAAGTACTCGCACCACCGCGTTAAGATTCACACCTTCAACCAGAGCAG GTATCCTCGTATCGACAAAGAGTCGCTGCTGCCCGTGTCCACCAGCTTGAGCACGGCAGGCCAAAACGCCGAAGGCTGGTACCCGCCGGGCCACGGCGACATCTACGCCAGCTTCTACAACTCGGGCCTGCTGGAGCAGCTCATCGCCGAAGGCAAGGAGTACATCTTCGTGTCCAACATCGACAACTTGGGGGCCACCGTCGACCTCCACATCCTCAATCACCTGGTGGGGCGGCACAACGGGAAGCGATGCGAATTTGTCATGGAGGTGACGGATAAGACGCGGGCTGACGTAAAG GGTGGCACACTGATCGAGTATGAGGGCAAACTGCGTCTTCTGGAGATTGCTCAGGTGCCCAAAGCGCACGTGGACGAGTTCAAGTCAGTGTCCAAGTTCAAGATCTTCAACACCAACAATCTTTGGATCTCGCTGGCCGCTATCAAGAGGCTGCAGGAGCAGAAAGCCATGGACATGGAGATCATCGTCAATACCAAG ACCCTGGATGGAGGTCAGAACGTGATCCAATTGGAGACGGCGGTGGGCGCCGCCATTAAGTGCTTCGACAACGCCATGGGGATCAACGTGCCCCGTAGCCGCTTCCTGCCCGTGAAGACCACCTCAGACCTCCTGCTGGTCATGTCCAACCTTTACAGTCTGCGCGCCGGATCGCTCACCATGAGCCCAAGCAGAGAGTTCCCCACCACGCCGCATGTCAAGCTGGGGAGCTCCTTCACCAAG GTGCAGGAGTACCTGACCCGCTTTGAGAGCATCCCCGACATGCTGGAGTTGGACCACCTGACCGTGTCCGGGGACGTTACCTTCGGCAAGAACGTCTCACTCAAG GGTACAGTGATCATCATCGCCAACCATGGCGACCGCATCGACATTCCAGCAGGTTCCATGTTAGAGAACAAGATCGTGTCTGGGAACCTCCGCATCCTGGACCACTGA
- the ugp2b gene encoding UDP-glucose pyrophosphorylase 2b isoform X2: MLNGEMSQFQEMMRQQLETSIHAEMEKLLDTTAGAEREACKKDFEGFRSLFHRFLQVKGPSVEWVKIQRPPEDSIQPYDKIAARGPPEGVADSLNKLVVVKLNGGLGTSMGCKGPKSLISVRNENTFLDLTVQQIEHLNKTYNTDVPLVLMNSFNTDEDTKKILQKYSHHRVKIHTFNQSRYPRIDKESLLPVSTSLSTAGQNAEGWYPPGHGDIYASFYNSGLLEQLIAEGKEYIFVSNIDNLGATVDLHILNHLVGRHNGKRCEFVMEVTDKTRADVKGGTLIEYEGKLRLLEIAQVPKAHVDEFKSVSKFKIFNTNNLWISLAAIKRLQEQKAMDMEIIVNTKTLDGGQNVIQLETAVGAAIKCFDNAMGINVPRSRFLPVKTTSDLLLVMSNLYSLRAGSLTMSPSREFPTTPHVKLGSSFTKVQEYLTRFESIPDMLELDHLTVSGDVTFGKNVSLKGTVIIIANHGDRIDIPAGSMLENKIVSGNLRILDH; this comes from the exons ATGCTCAACGGAGAGATGTCTCAGTTCCAGGAAATGATGCGGCAGCAGCTGGAGACCTCCATACACGCCGAGATGGAGAAGCTGCTGGACACCACGGCGGGCGCGGAAAGAGAG GCTTGCAAGAAAGACTTTGAAGGCTTCAGGAGTCTTTTCCACAGATTTTTGCAAGTGAAGGGTCCGTCGGTGGAGTGGGTCAAGATACAGCGACCGCCGGAGGACTCA ATCCAACCATATGACAAGATTGCAGCACGAGGCCCCCCAGAGGGCGTCGCTGACAGCCTGAACAAGCTGGTGGTGGTGAAGCTGAACGGGGGTCTTGGTACCAGCATGGGCTGCAAGGGTCCGAAGAGTCTAATCAGTGTCCGCAACGAGAACACCTTTCTAGACCTCACAGTGCAGCAGATAGAG CATCTTAACAAGACGTACAACACCGACGTCCCCCTGGTGCTCATGAACTCGTTCAACACGGACGAGGACACCAAGAAGATTCTACAGAAGTACTCGCACCACCGCGTTAAGATTCACACCTTCAACCAGAGCAG GTATCCTCGTATCGACAAAGAGTCGCTGCTGCCCGTGTCCACCAGCTTGAGCACGGCAGGCCAAAACGCCGAAGGCTGGTACCCGCCGGGCCACGGCGACATCTACGCCAGCTTCTACAACTCGGGCCTGCTGGAGCAGCTCATCGCCGAAGGCAAGGAGTACATCTTCGTGTCCAACATCGACAACTTGGGGGCCACCGTCGACCTCCACATCCTCAATCACCTGGTGGGGCGGCACAACGGGAAGCGATGCGAATTTGTCATGGAGGTGACGGATAAGACGCGGGCTGACGTAAAG GGTGGCACACTGATCGAGTATGAGGGCAAACTGCGTCTTCTGGAGATTGCTCAGGTGCCCAAAGCGCACGTGGACGAGTTCAAGTCAGTGTCCAAGTTCAAGATCTTCAACACCAACAATCTTTGGATCTCGCTGGCCGCTATCAAGAGGCTGCAGGAGCAGAAAGCCATGGACATGGAGATCATCGTCAATACCAAG ACCCTGGATGGAGGTCAGAACGTGATCCAATTGGAGACGGCGGTGGGCGCCGCCATTAAGTGCTTCGACAACGCCATGGGGATCAACGTGCCCCGTAGCCGCTTCCTGCCCGTGAAGACCACCTCAGACCTCCTGCTGGTCATGTCCAACCTTTACAGTCTGCGCGCCGGATCGCTCACCATGAGCCCAAGCAGAGAGTTCCCCACCACGCCGCATGTCAAGCTGGGGAGCTCCTTCACCAAG GTGCAGGAGTACCTGACCCGCTTTGAGAGCATCCCCGACATGCTGGAGTTGGACCACCTGACCGTGTCCGGGGACGTTACCTTCGGCAAGAACGTCTCACTCAAG GGTACAGTGATCATCATCGCCAACCATGGCGACCGCATCGACATTCCAGCAGGTTCCATGTTAGAGAACAAGATCGTGTCTGGGAACCTCCGCATCCTGGACCACTGA
- the mdh1ab gene encoding malate dehydrogenase 1Ab, NAD (soluble) isoform X2: MSEPIRVLVTGAAGQIAYSLLFSIAKGDVFGKDQPITLLLLDISPMIPVLEGVVMELQDCALPLLKEIVATDNVEVAFKDLDAAILVGSMPRREGMERKDLLKANVAIFQTQGTALDKYAKKTVKVLVVGNPANTNCLIAMKSAPSIPKENFSCLTRLDHNRARSQVAMRCGVPATNVKNVIIWGNHSSTQYPDVHHCKVNVTGSEVACYEAVKDEAWLKGDFITTVQQRGAAVIKARKLSSAMSAAKAVCDHMRDIWFGTPEGEFISMGVYSSGNTYKVPSDLIYSFPVQIKNKSWKIVEGLAINDFSKAKMEATATELIEERDTAMEFLAK; the protein is encoded by the exons ATG TCTGAGCCAATTAGAGTTCTGGTGACCGGAGCTGCAGGGCAGATTGCCTACTCACTCTTGTTCAGCATTGCTAAAGGAGATGTCTTTGGCAAAGATCAG CCAATCAcgctcctcctcctcgacaTTTCACCAATGATCCCCGTCCTAGAAGGAGTGGTCATGGAGTTGCAAGACTGCGCCCTCCCTCTTCTAAAAG AAATTGTGGCCACTGACAATGTGGAAGTGGCCTTCAAGGACTTGgatgctgccatcttggtgggATCAATGCCCAGGAGGGAGGGTATGGAAAGGAAGGACTTGCTGAAAGCCAATGTGGCCATCTTTCAAACTCAGGGAACGGCCCTGGATAAGTATGCCAAGAAGACTGTCAAG GTTCTGGTGGTAGGAAACCCGGCCAACACCAACTGTCTGATTGCAATGAAATCAGCTCCCTCCATCCCTAAAGAGAACTTCTCGTGCCTCACCCGCCTCGACCACAACAGGGCGCGCTCTCAG GTTGCGATGCGCTGCGGTGTCCCCGCCACCAATGTGAAGAACGTGATCATCTGGGGCAACCACTCATCCACGCAGTACCCTGACGTACACCACTGCAAGGTCAATGTGACCGGCAGCGAAGTTGCTTGTTACGAGGCAGTCAAAGATGAGGCTTGGCTTAAAGGAGACTTCATCACT ACTGTGCAGCAGAGAGGAGCGGCTGTCATCAAGGCCAGGAAGTTGTCCAGCGCCATGTCTGCAGCCAAAGCCGTCTGTGACCACATGAGAGACATCTGGTTCGGTACCCCGGAG GGTGAGTTCATTTCCATGGGTGTGTACTCCTCAGGCAACACTTACAAAGTACCGAGTGACCTCATCTACTCTTTCCCTGTCCAAATCAAG AACAAATCCTGGAAAATAGTGGAGGGCCTGGCCATCAATGACTTCTCCAAAGCAAAGATGGAGGCCACAGCCACAGAGCTGATAGAGGAGCGGGACACTGCAATGGAGTTCTTGGCTAAGTGA
- the mdh1ab gene encoding malate dehydrogenase 1Ab, NAD (soluble) isoform X1 gives MAAAILQSEPIRVLVTGAAGQIAYSLLFSIAKGDVFGKDQPITLLLLDISPMIPVLEGVVMELQDCALPLLKEIVATDNVEVAFKDLDAAILVGSMPRREGMERKDLLKANVAIFQTQGTALDKYAKKTVKVLVVGNPANTNCLIAMKSAPSIPKENFSCLTRLDHNRARSQVAMRCGVPATNVKNVIIWGNHSSTQYPDVHHCKVNVTGSEVACYEAVKDEAWLKGDFITTVQQRGAAVIKARKLSSAMSAAKAVCDHMRDIWFGTPEGEFISMGVYSSGNTYKVPSDLIYSFPVQIKNKSWKIVEGLAINDFSKAKMEATATELIEERDTAMEFLAK, from the exons ATGGCGGCGGCCATATTACAA TCTGAGCCAATTAGAGTTCTGGTGACCGGAGCTGCAGGGCAGATTGCCTACTCACTCTTGTTCAGCATTGCTAAAGGAGATGTCTTTGGCAAAGATCAG CCAATCAcgctcctcctcctcgacaTTTCACCAATGATCCCCGTCCTAGAAGGAGTGGTCATGGAGTTGCAAGACTGCGCCCTCCCTCTTCTAAAAG AAATTGTGGCCACTGACAATGTGGAAGTGGCCTTCAAGGACTTGgatgctgccatcttggtgggATCAATGCCCAGGAGGGAGGGTATGGAAAGGAAGGACTTGCTGAAAGCCAATGTGGCCATCTTTCAAACTCAGGGAACGGCCCTGGATAAGTATGCCAAGAAGACTGTCAAG GTTCTGGTGGTAGGAAACCCGGCCAACACCAACTGTCTGATTGCAATGAAATCAGCTCCCTCCATCCCTAAAGAGAACTTCTCGTGCCTCACCCGCCTCGACCACAACAGGGCGCGCTCTCAG GTTGCGATGCGCTGCGGTGTCCCCGCCACCAATGTGAAGAACGTGATCATCTGGGGCAACCACTCATCCACGCAGTACCCTGACGTACACCACTGCAAGGTCAATGTGACCGGCAGCGAAGTTGCTTGTTACGAGGCAGTCAAAGATGAGGCTTGGCTTAAAGGAGACTTCATCACT ACTGTGCAGCAGAGAGGAGCGGCTGTCATCAAGGCCAGGAAGTTGTCCAGCGCCATGTCTGCAGCCAAAGCCGTCTGTGACCACATGAGAGACATCTGGTTCGGTACCCCGGAG GGTGAGTTCATTTCCATGGGTGTGTACTCCTCAGGCAACACTTACAAAGTACCGAGTGACCTCATCTACTCTTTCCCTGTCCAAATCAAG AACAAATCCTGGAAAATAGTGGAGGGCCTGGCCATCAATGACTTCTCCAAAGCAAAGATGGAGGCCACAGCCACAGAGCTGATAGAGGAGCGGGACACTGCAATGGAGTTCTTGGCTAAGTGA